Sequence from the Corallococcus sp. EGB genome:
CTCGCGATGGACTGCTCATCCCCCACACCTCATTGACATGCGCGCGCCCACTTTCCGGTGGCTACGGTCCGTATGGACTTTCGCTACAGGCCTGTAGAGTTCGACGGCGGAGCGTCTCCGTCCGAGCCGAGAGGTTGGCGGCAAGGAGGATCGGTGTCTCTACCTCTCAAGTGGTACTGTCTTTGAGGCCAGTGAGTCTTTCGCGATCCCCCTGGATCGGAAACGACCCGTGTTTCAATGCGACGCGGGCGGCTGGGAGCCCCTGGATTTCTTCCACGCGTCGATAGCTCGGCACGCCTCATCCCGGAAATAACAGTCAATCCGTGGATACGCGTCATCCTCCGGATTCGCCAATGTCACACGGGCCGACCAGGGAGGTCCGTCGAAACCATTGCCGTTGAGCAGCACTACGCGATTGGCCGGGCCTCGCGAAAAAAGACAACCCGCGAGCGCACTCATGCAAGCGGCGACGAATGAAAGGTCGGGGCCGGACACACAGTCCGGCAGGCACCGTGAAAGCGAGACCCGCCATGTCTTCATTGAGTTGCCGTGTCGCCACTGCGCAGCGCGAATTGGATGACGCCCTCCGCGTCCGTTACCAGGTCTTCGGCGAGGAGATGCGGATGCTGGGGCCCCGGCGGCCACGGGCCCCGCGCGAGGCGGACTGCTTCGACACGCTCCGGACCACCGCCCACGTGGTCGTCTACGCGGACGGGGAGCCGGTGGCGACCGCCCGGCTGCTGACCCCCAACGCGGAGGTGGCCGCCTTCGCGGACACGGTGGTGGGGCTGGACATCGAGAAGAAGCTCGACCTGTCGGAGATGGTCGCGCCGGACCGCGTGTTCGCGGAGACCACGCGCTACTGCGCCTCCCACGGCAGCCCTTTCAAGGCGACGCTGGAACTCCAGGCGGGCCTCTACCGTGAGAGCCGCAAGCGCGGCGTCACCCACTGGATCGCCGCGGCCAACATGGAGACCGACTCACAAGAAGAGGCAGACCTCTACTATCTGGCCGCCTCGCGACGCGGCTGGGTGACCGACGCCTTCCGCGTGCGGACCCGGGACTTTCCTCCGCCGCCCGTGGAGCCCCTGGCGCCCCGCCTCACGCCGGAGCAGCGCGCCCGCGCTCGCCAGGGACACCTGCAGGCCCTGCGCATGCCGAGCATCCTGTCGCTGTTCGCGGACAAGATGGGCGCACGCTTCATCGCGCCGCCTCACTTCGATCCCACCTTCAATCGCTTCACCGTGCCGCTCGTCGCCGCGCTGGATGCCATTCCCCCGCGCACGCTGAAGCTCTTCGACTCGCTGGACGCTGACGCCGCCTGAGTTCCGGCCGGCGCGCTCCGCTCTCCCTTCACCCCCAACGCAACACCCACCGGGCCTTCACGGGCCCCTGTCAGGAGACGTGTATGTGCAAGCAGCCCAAGCATGAGCACACGAAGACGGACTGGCTGGACTCCCTGCGGCACGAGGCGCGGATGCTCGTGCATGAGCTGGATGCGACGCCGGGCGTCCAGCGCCTCTTCGAGGGGCGCATCCGCCAGGACGACTACGTCCACTACCTCGTCCAGTCGTACCAGTACGTGCGCTGGAGCGCGGAGTTCTGCGCCGAGTCCGGCGAGCGAGTGCACCGCGAGGGCCGCAACCCCGTGCTCGCGGAGCTGCTGTTCCAGAAGGCTCGCGAGGAGCAGGGCCATGAGGAGTGGCTGCTCAAGGACCTGAAGGCCCTGGGCTGGACGCAGGAGCGCGTGGAGCGCGCGACCATCAGCCCCGCCGTGCGCGCCTACGTGGAGTGGAACCGCTTCACCACGCAGTCCGGCGTTCCCACCGCGTTCCTGGGCACGGCCTACGTGCTGGAGTACCTCTCCGTGAACCGGGCCCCGGGCTCGGTGGACCGCCTCATCGCGGAGAGCGGCATCCCCAACATCCACAAGGCGGTCCTCTTCCTCAAGGGCCACGGCGCCGCGGACGGCGACCACGTGGCCGACCTGGAGTCCGCCCTGCGCGCCGTCACCTCGCCGGAGGAGCAGGCCGCGCTGCTCCACTCCGCCCGCACCACGCGCATCCTGTTCCCCAAGTTCTTCCGGGATCCGTGAGCGAACTTGCGGACCTCCTCAGCACGACTTCCGTCTCCAGGCAGCCTGGTAGAGGAGGTCCGTCCGGCTCTCGATTCCCAGCTTGGGGAAGATGTTGCGCAGGTGCGTCTTCACCGTGTTCAGCGACAGGCCCAGGTCCTCCGCGATGGTCTCGTTCGCCCAGTTGCGGAGGACTCCCTGGACCACCTCCACCTCACGGTGGGAGAGCTTCTCTCGCCAGGGCTCCGGCATCGGGATGGCCCGCGAGCACTCCTGCAGCACCAGCACCCAGGGGCGGCTGCCGCGTTGCTCGGGCAGTTGCACGCAGGTGACCTGAAGGTCGTGCTTCCCTCCGGCGCGCATCCACGTGTCCACGCCCGAGGCCCGCTTCGGCCCCAGCGCCTGGAGGCGCTCCAGGTGCTCGCGCAGCTCCTGGGGCAGCCGCGAATCGTCCGCCTCCATCTCCTCCGGGTACCAGCGGCGCAGGAGCTCCGTCGCTCCGGGCGTCCGCAGCCTCTCGTGCTCCGGGGGATCCATCACGACGCACTCGGCCCCCTGATGACGGAAGAGGGCATCCAACAGGTCGCCACGCAATGCCTCGTGCCCGAAGAGGCGGCAGTTGCGCACCGTGTTCGTCAGGTAGGGCTTCAGGTCCTCGAGGAGCGCCTGCTCCCGCTCGGAGAAGGGCAGGGTGTGCTCCCGGTACACGGCCAGGCTTCCGTGCCAGTCCTGCCGCAGGTCCAGGAGCACCGCCATCACCTGCTCCAGGGGCAGCCCCATCTCCCGGCAGCGCAGGTAGAGCAGGCTGCGCGTCAATTCCTTGCGTGACCGCGCTCCCGAGGCGCGCAAGGGCACGTCGGATGGTGGCATGGGCGGCTCGGGGCCGAAATCAACCGCTGCCAGCTCTGGATAGTGGGTCAGGAGGATGCCCGGCGCCCCCAATCCCAACCACTCGTAGTCACCGGGTCGCTCCGGTCTCGACACGCACAGCGCCGCATAGTCGCAAGGGAGCAATTGCGTCAGGATCCCCTGTGCGCGAGCCAGGACCTCGGTCAAGTCCAATGAGCTGGAAAGTGCCTGGGTCAGCTCGAGCAGGAGCGCCTGTTCGCGTGTGGTGAGATTCATCCGACAGGCCTCCGTCCAACCGGTCCATGCAAGGATTTACCGGTCTGGAGGCCCGGGGGTCTCTCCCCCACAAGGGGTAGATGACGTCTGGCGATGCAGGGCCGCCCCTGTCGCTCGCGCCAGACGCAGCAGTGCGACGGCCGCGAGCGGTCGTCCCGCTCGCGGACCCGCCGCAAGAATCCGCCAGGGCTGTGGAACCTCCGCGTCAGTTGCCCGCGCTGCCTTCCACCGGCGGCGTGCCCGTGGTGGGGCTCGCGGAGCTGCCGATGTCCTTGTTCTTGTCCCAGGCTGGCGGCGTCACCTCCATCTTCGCCCCCTTGTTGCCCGGGGTGCCGGAGTTCGGCGCGCGCGGCTTCGCGGCGGCTGAATTCTCGCCCGTGCTGTTGGTCCCCTGCTCGGTCGAACCGGAGCCACCCACGCCTTCATCGACGTGCTCCGGAGTCAGGAGGCTGTCGTCATCCGGGGCCAGGACGCCCGAGGAGCCCGAGCCGCCCGTGGCCTTGTCCCAGCGCTCCGCGCTGTCCCGGGGCGCGTCCGTGGACGGGTCCTGCAGGGGCGGCGTCTCGTGGTCGGTGTGGCTCTGCGCGAACGCCTGACCGGAGAGGGCGAGTGCCGCCAGTGCTGCCATCAGGGGGAGCTTCATCGGTGGCTCTCCTTCGAAGAACGTGTGTGCTTCGAAGGTGGCGACCGTCGGGTGGGAAACAAGCGCTTGACGCACCCCCGGCCTGGAGCCGCGTCCCCCGCCTGGTGAGCGGACAGGCGGCCGTCAGCCCGCCAGGGCACGCGGCGGCACCGTGCCCACGGCCCACGCGGTGAGCTTGCGCAACAGCTCCGCGCGGTCCTCCGGCACGGAGAAGAGGTGATCCGCGCGCGGGTAGAAGGCGTAGGTGACGCGGCCTTCCAACTTCAGCGGCGAGAGCATCTCGTAGAACTGCCCCTCGTGGTTGAAGGACAGCCCCATGCCGCCGGAGAACACGAAGCACAGGCTGACGCCGCGCTCCAGCAGGTGCTGGTAGTCCTGCGTCAGCTGCTCCCGCTCCGGGTACTCGCGCGTGTAGACCTCGTCGGCCTCGCCGGCCTCACGCAGCTGGGCGGGCAGCTTGCGCTTGCGCAGGAAGCGCGACCACCGGCGGGGACTCAGATAACGCAGGTGGAAGCGCAGGTGATAGCCCAGCGTGCGGTACGTGTACCCGTCGATGAAGGCCGCGCCCACCACGCGCGGATCCGCCACCGTCACCGCGTGCGCGCTGTCCACCCCGGAGCACAGCCCGATGAGCGCGAAGCGCTGGTGGCCCTTCTTCTGCTCCAGATAGTCGAGCGCCGCGCGCGTCTCCTCGCGAGCGCGCTGGAATTCATCAGCGCCGCCCTCGCGGCGGGGGCGGCTGTCGCCCAGGCCGGACAGGTCGAAGCGCAGCGTGGAGAAGCCTCGCCCCGCCAGCTGCCGCGCCAGCTCCACCCAGAGCCGGTACGGACCCACGTGGTGGTTGAGGCCCACGTTGGAGAGCACCACGGTGGGCGCCCCCGGCAGCGCCTTCGCCGGATCAGGCTCCGTGAGGATGCCCACGAGGCTCAGCTCGGGGCCGAAGGTACAGATGCGCTCGCGCATCACGCGGCCTCCTTCAGGAGCGTGGTGATGGTCTGCAGGATGCGGTTGGACAGGAGCGCGGACTCCTGGCCGCCCGCGCCCTCCTCGGGCACCAGGTGGTGCTGGGAGGGCAGGCCCGTCTTCTCCAGGTGCGCTTGGAGGCGCGCATACTCGGGCTTCGGCGCACCGGCCACCAGGTGCGTGCGCGTCGCGGGCCACGTGGGCAGCGCCGCCAGGTCCAACGCGAGGATGTCGTCGTGCAGGGCGCGGGGGAACGCGAAGCCGAGCAGCTCCTGGCGCACCTCCACCGGACTCTCGGGCCTGGGAAAGAGCGTGCGGGCGGCCCGGCGCTGCTGGAGTTGCTCCAGTTCCCGGATCCAGGCCGCGCCCTCCACCAACGGCTCCCAGAGCACGAGCGCGGCGGTGGACAACCCTTCCAGGGCCGCGCGCACCGCGAGCGCCGCGCCCAGCCGGAAGCCCACGAGCGCCACGCGCTGCACGCCCGTCACGTCCTGCAATTCATTGGCGGCGTGGCGGATGTCCTGGACCCACGTGGACACGCGGCCCTCGTGGACCTCTCCGGCCGAGTCCCCCGTGCCGTAATAGTCGAAGCGGAAGACGTGGAAGCCCTCGCGCGCGAGCATCCCGGCCAGCTTCCGGAATGCCCAGTGCGTCAGCATGTACTCCTGGGCGGCGGGATAGCAGAGCACCACCCCGGTGGTGCGCTCGGCGCCTTGCGCCGGGTGGTGCATGCCGAAGAGTTGTCGCTCGGAGGTGCCAAAGAAGCAGGGCGTCACGGTGGGACCACTCTCCTCGAAGGGCCGCTCAGTCCGAGCGCCCCGGCAGTTTCCCCTTCAGCTTATTGAACAAGCGTTGCGCCAGGGGAACAGAAGTCTCCTGCGCGGCAGGCTTTGTCGACGGGACGTGCTGTGCCTTGGGCGTGGCCGCGGGAGCTGGCGTCGCGGGCACGAGCTGCGAGGCCACCTGCTCCAGCGTGTTGAGCAGGAGCGTGCGCGGGTGCAGCTCCTGGTTCAGCTCCTTCTTGACGCGCATCACCACCTGGAAGGACAGGAGCGAGTGCCCGCCGATGTTGAAGAAGTTGTCGTGCACGCCAACCTGCGCGATGCCCAGCACCTCCCGCCAGATGCGCGCCAGGTGCTGCTCCGTCGGCGTGCGCGGCGCGACGAAGGCGTCCTCGGCGGGACGCGAGGTGCCCGCCGGAGGCGGCAGGGCCTTGCGGTCCACCTTGCCGTTCGGAGTCAGCGGCAGGGCCTCCAGCTCCACGAAGTGCTGCGGCACCATGTACTGCGGCAGCTGCGAGCGCAGGTGCTTGCGCAGCTCCGTGTCCGTGTACGCCTGGCCCGGCTTCGTCACGAGGTACGCGACGAGGCGACGGTCACCGGGGCGATCCTCGCGAACGAGGGCGACGGCCTGGGCAAGGGAGGGATGCGAAGCGAGCGCCGCTTCGACTTCACCCAGCTCGATGCGGAAGCCACGCAGCTTCACCTGCGAGTCGTTGCGGCCCAGGTACTCCACCGTGCCGTCGGCCAGCCACCGGGCCAAATCGCCCGTGCGGTACATGCGCTCGCCAGGGCGGAAGGGATTGGCCAGGAAGCGCTCCTGCGTCAACTCCGGACGGTGGAGGTAGCCCAGCGTCACGCCATCGCCGCCGATGTAGAGCTCACCCGCGACGCCCACCGGCACGGGGGCCCGGTGAGAGTCGAGGAGGTAGAGCTGGGTATTGGCGATGGGGCGGCCGATGCGGATGGAGGAGAGGGGAGGCTGCACGCGCCAGGTGGTGGACCAGACGGTGGTCTCCGTGGGGCCGTACATGTTCCACAGGCTGGCGACACGGGAGAGGAGCGCCTCGGCCAATTCACGCGGAAGGGCCTCACCCCCGCAGAGGGCCTTGAAGCCGGGGCGGGGCTGCCAGCCGGCCTCCAGCAGGAGGCGCCAGGCGGAGGGCGTGGCCTGCATGACGGTGACGGCGTTGGCATCGAGGGCCGCCTTGAGCAGCGCACCGTCGGAGGCGGTGTCGCGCGAGGCGAGCACCACCTGGGCGCCGGAGGTGAGTGGCAGCAGCAGCTCCAGCACGGCGATGTCGAAGGAGAGCGTGGTGACGGCCAGCAGCACGTCCTGGGCCGAGAGGCCCGGAGCCTCCTGCATGGTGCCCAGGAAGTTCACCACCGCCCGGTGCGGCACGCGCACGCCCTTGGGCTTGCCCGTCGAACCCGACGTGTAGATGACGTACGCCACGGCTTCGGGCGTGATGCCGGAGACCTCGGGGGCCGTGTCTGCCTGCGACGTGGTGTCCTCGACGAAGAGGGCCTTCGCCGTGGTGGAGGGCAGGGTGCCCTGGAGCGCGCGCTGGGTGAGGACGAGCGAGAGCTTCGCGTCCTCGACCATGAAGGCCAGCCGCTCGGGCGGGAAGCCGGGGTCGAGCGGCACGTAACCCGCGCCCGCTTCGAGAATGCCCAGGAGGCCCACCACCATGTCCGGACCGCGCTCGGTGAAGAGGCCGACGAGGCTTCCGGCGGTGACACCCTCCTGCCTGAGCGCGTTCGCCACCTGGTGGCTGCGCTGCTGGAGCTGTCGGTAGGTGAGCGTCGTCGCTCCGGAGCGCAGCGCCACCGCGTCAGGCGTGGCCTGGGCCTGCGCGGCCACGAGCGTGTGCACGAAGGCCTGACGGTCGAACGGCTTCTCGGTGGCGTTCCAGTCCACCAGCACGCGCTGCTTCTCCGCGTCCGGCAGCAGCGACAGCCGGGACACCGGCACCTCCGCGTCGGACACCGCGGCGCGCAGCAGCGTGCGGATCTGCTCGAGCATGCGGAGGATGGTGTCCCGCTCGAACAGGTCGGTGTTGTAGTCCATGCCGCCGACGATGCCGTTCGCCGTCTCCTTCACCCAGAAGCTCAGGTCCAGCGGCGTCGCGTGCGCGTGCACGTGCACCTGTCCGTAGGTGATGTCCCCCAGGCTGGAGCCGCGGTTGCGCACGTCCTGGAAGGTGAAGAACGTCTGGAACAGCGGCGTGCGGCTCAGGTCGCGCTGCACGCCCAACTGCTGCATGAGCAGCTCGATGGGCATGTCCTGGTGGCCGAACGCCTCCATGCACGTGGTGCGCACGCGCTCCAGCAGTTGCCGGAACGTGAGCTCTGGCGACAACTGCGTGCGCAGCACGAGCGTGTTGACGAAGAAGCCCAGCAGGTCCTCGACCTCCGGATGCGAGCGGCCCCGGATGGGCGTGCCCACGACCAGATCCTCCTGGGCGCTGTAGCGGTGCAACAGCGTCTTGAACGCCGTGAGCAGCACCATGTACAGCGTGGCGTTGGACTCGCGGCCCAGCTTCGTGAGCGCGTCCACCTCCGCGCCGGTGAGGACGAACGGCTCGGTGCCGCCCTGGAGGCTCATCTGCGCGGGGCGCGGCTTGTCCGTGGGCAGCTCCAGCGCCGGCAGGTTCCCGGAGAGCTTCCCCTTCCAGTAGCGCGCCTGCCGCTCCAACTCCTCGCCCTGGAGCCAGTTGCGGTGCCACTCGGTGAAGTCCGCGTACTGGATGGGCAGCGTGGGGAGCTTGGGCTCCTGTCCCTTCGTGAGCGCGGAGTAGATGATGTCCAGGTCGCGCAGGAACACGTCGAACGACCACCCATCCCAGATGAGGTGATGGGGCATGAAGAAGAGGACGTGCTCGGTGGCGCCCAGCCGGAACAGCGTCAGCCGGAACAGCGGCGGCGCGGTGATGGGGATGGACTCGTCCGCCAGCGCCTGGAGGCGGCGCAGCAGGTCCTCCTCGCGCTGGTGCGCGGGGACGGGCTCCAGGTCCACCGGCTCCAGCTCCACCGTCAGGGACGGGGCCACGTGCTGCACCGGCGTGCCCTCGTCCCACCGCACGAAGGTGCGCAGCGACGCCTGGCGCTCCAGCAGCTTGTTGAAGCTGAAGCGCAGCGCGCCCACGTCCAGCGCGCCGTGGAGGCGGAACGCGGAGGGCAGGTTGTAGACGGCCGTGCCCGGGTTGAGCTGCTCCAGGAACCACAGCCGCTGCTGCATGAGGGACAGCGGCGCGGGCGCGGTGCCCGCACGGGGCGAGATGCGCTGCGCTCGGTTCATGGCGCCATCATCGCCGCGCGCCAGCCGGGCCAGCTTCTCCACGGTGGGAGCCTCGAACATGCGGCGCAGCGTGAGGCTCACGTCGAGGTCACGGCTCGCGCGCGTGAGGGCCTGCGACGCCAGCAGCGAGTGGCCGCCCAGCCGGAAGAAGTCCGCGGTGACGCTCACCCGGCGCAGCCCCAGCACCTCCGCGAAGATGGCCGCGAGCTTCTGCTCCGTCTCATCGCGAGGCGCGACGTAGGCGTCCTCCTGCGACTCCACCTGCGGAGATGGCAGGGCCTTGCGATCCACCTTGCCGTTCGGCGTGAGCGGCAGCGCAGGCAGTGCCACGAAGTGCTGCGGCACCATGTACTCTGGCAGCCCCTGCTTGAGGTGCGCGCGAAGGGCTTCGTCCGACGGAATCGTCTGTCCGGGCCGGGCGATGAGGTACGCGACGAGGCGGCGGTCGCCGGGGCGGTCCTCGCGAACGAGGGCGACGGCCTGGGCGAGGGAGGGATGCGAGGCGAGCGCCGCCTCGACTTCCCCCAGCTCGATGCGGAAGCCACGCAGCTTCACCTGCGAGTCGTTGCGGCCCAGGTACTCCACCGTGCCGTCGGCGAGCCACCGGGCCAAATCGCCCGTGCGGTACATGCGCTCGCCGGGGCGGAAGGGGTTGGCCAGGAAGCGCTCCTGCGTCAACTCCGGACGGTGCAGGTAGCCCAGCGTCACGCCGTCGCCGCCGATGTAGAGCTCACCCGCGACGCCCACCGGCACGGGGGCCCGGTGAGAGTCGAGGAGGTAGAGCTGGGTATTGGCGATGGGGCGGCCGATGCGGATGGAGGAGAGGGGAGGCTGCACGCGCCAGGTGGTGGACCAGACGGTGGTCTCCGTGGGGCCGTACATGTTCCACAGGCTGGCGATACGGGAGAGGAGCGCCTCGGCCAATTCACGCGGAAGGGCCTCACCCCCGCAGAGGGCCTTGAAGCCGGGGCGGGGCTGCCAGCCGGCCTCCAGCAGGAGGCGCCAGGCGGAGGGCGTGGCCTGCATGACGGTGACGGCGTTGGCATCGAGGGCCGCCTTGAGCAGCGCACCGTCGGAGGCGGTGTCGCGCGAGGCGAGCACCACCTGGGCGCCGGAGGTGAGCGGCAGCAGCAGCTCCAGCACGGCGATGTCGAAGGAGAGCGTGGTGACGGCCAGCAGCACGTCCTGGGCCGAGAGGCCCGGAGCCTCCTGCATGGTGCCCAGGAAGTTCACCACCGCCCGGTGCGGCACGCGCACGCCCTTGGGCTTGCCCGTCGAACCCGACGTGTAGATGACGTACGCCACGGCCTCCGGAGACATTTCCTGCGCCGGGAGCGCGGAGTCCGGCTGCGAGGCGGTGTCCTCGATGAGCAGCGGCTTCACGTTCGTGGACGGAAGGGACGCCACCAGCGCCTGCTGCGTGAGGATGGTGGAGAGCTTCGCGTCCTCGACCATGAAGGCCAGACGCTCGGGCGGGAAGCCGGGGTCGAGCGGCACGTAACCCGCGCCCGCTTCAAGGATGCCCAAAAGGCCGACCACCATGTCCGCGCCACGGTTCGTGAAGAGGCCCACGAGGCTGCCGGCGGTGACGCCCTGCTGCTTCAGCCCATGCGCCACCTGATGGGCGCGCTGGAGCAGTTGCTGGTACGTGAGCGTCACGTCCCCCGCGCGCAGCGCCACCGCGTCAGGTGTGGTCCGGGCCTGCGCGGCCACGAGCGTGTGCACGAAGGCCTGACGGTCGAACGGCTTCTCGGTGGCGTTCCAGTCCACCAGCACGCGCTGCTTCTCCGCGTCCGGCAGCAGCGGCAGGCGCGACACGGGACACTCCGCGTCCGCGACCACGCCTCGCAGCAGCTCTTCGTAACACGCCATCCAGCGGCGAACCGTGGAGCCGTCGAAGAGGTCGGTGTTGTACTGGCACTCCAGCACCACGCGGCCATGAGCCTCGGCCGCGTTGATGAAGAGGTCGAAGTTCTCGAAGTGGCGCGGGTTGCTCGCCAGGGTGCAGGTGAGGCCCTGGAACTCCAGCTGCTCACCCGTGACGGCCTGATCCACGTTGAACAGCACGTTGACCAGCGGCAGGCGGCTGGGGTCGCGCGGCAGCGCCAGCTGCTTGAGCAGCGTGCCGAACGTGTACTCCTGATGCTCGTAGGCATCGAGCATCGTGGTGCGCAGTTGCTTGAGCACCTGCGTGAAGGGCGCCTCCGCGGCCACGTTGCTGCGCAAAGGCAGCGAGTTCACGCAGTGGCCCACCAGGTCCTTCAACCCGGCCACGGACTGGCCCGCGGCGGGGATGGCCACGACCACGTCCTCCAGCCCCGTGAGCCGGTGCAGCAGGGCCTTGAAGCCCGCCAGGAGCGTGGTGAAGAAGCTGCCGCCGTGGCGCGCGCCCACGCGCTTGAGTTGCTCCACGAGCGCGGGCTCCAGGACGCAGTCCTCGCGCCGGGAGCTGTACGTCTTCGACGGCGGGCGGCGCCGGTCCAACGGCAGCTCCAGCACGGGCAGCGCGCCGGAGAACTGCTTCAACCAGTAGCGCTCGTGCTCCGCGTACTCCGGCGTCGTGGCCAGCTGCGCCTGCGCGCGGGCGTAGTCACTGAACGCGGGCGCGGGCGAAAGCGTGTGCGGCGTGCGCCGCACGTGCGCCGAGTAGAACGTCGCCAGGTCGCGCAGCATCACCGCCATGGACCAGCCGTCGCACACGATGTGGTGCGCGGTCAGCGTCAGCAGGTGCTCCCCGGGGGACAGCCGCGCAAGGCGCGGGCGCACGAGTGGCCCGGCCTCCAGGGGCAGCGGCGTCTCCACCTCGTGGGCCAGGAGCTCGCGAACGCGGGCGTCGCGCTCGGAGGGCGGCAGTGCGTCCAGCGCCAGCACCTCCAGCGGGAAGGGCGTGGAGGCGGCCACGCACAGGGTGAGACCGTCCGCGCTGAACGTCGTGCGCAGCGCTTCGTGCCGCTCCAGCAGGTCCTGGAGCGCGGCGCGCAGGCACTCGACGTCCAGTGGGCCTTGCAGCCGCACGGACATGGACTCGTTGAAGGCGCACGACGCGTCCGGGCCCATCTGCACGCCGGTCCACACCTCGCGCTGGGGCTCGGTGGAGGGCGCGGTGAGCAGCAGCGCGGGCCCGGCGAATGGATCGAAGTCGTCGGGCATGTCCTGCATCGGGGGCGCGGGGGTCTTCATCGGGTCTCGCTCAGCTTGACGAACTTGCCGGGCACCGTGGGGTGCGGGACGAACCAGGCGGGGTTGCCCTGCGGATCACGCCCCAGGCGGGCGCCGGGGACGGGAGGCTGGCTGGAATCGAAGGCGGCGGGGGCCTGCGGCTGGGGGCGCGCCGTGCCGGGCAGGAAGCCCGCGTCCTGCAGCTCCGTGACGCTGTCCTGGAACGCGGTGATGAGCCGCCGCACGTCCGCGTCCGAGTGCGCCGTGGTGAAGAAGCACGGGAAGCCATCCCAGATGTGGATGCCCTTGTCGCGCAGCAGGCAGAACAGCAGGTCCGCGTTCGCGACGTCCGACGTGACGAACGTCTTCCACAGCGAACCGAAGTGCTTGATGCGCAGCGGGGCGCCCACCTCGTCGAAGAACGCGTTGAGCGCGCTGGCGAGCGTGTCCGCCTTGGCGCTCACGCTCCGTTGCAGCTCCGGGCCCGCGGCCTTCATGTGCTCCAGCGCGGCCTTCGCGGCGGCGAGCGCCAACGGGTGGCGCACGAACGTGCCGGCGAAGTACGTCACGCCCACGGTGGGCACGGAGTCGTCGCCGTACTGCCAGTGGCCGCCGTCCAGCGCGTCCATGAACGGGCGCTTGCCCGCGATGACGCCAATGGGCATTCCGCCGCCCACGACCTTGCCGTAGGTGGCCACGTCCGCCTGTACGCCGAAGAGGGCCTGGGCGCCGCCCGGGTGCATGCGGAAGCCTGTGATGACCTCGTCGAAGATGTAGACGGAGCCGGACTTCTGGGTGAGGTCGCGCAGCTGGTGCAGGAACTCGCGCGGCTGGAAGTCCGGGCGGCGGCTCTGCACGGGCTCCACCATGATGGCCGCCAGCGAGTCCGCGCGGGCGCGCAGGGTTTCGAGCGACTCCGGCGTGCCGTAGTCCAGCACGAGCACGTCCTGCACCGCGCCCGCCATGATGCCCGGGGCGGCCGGCACCGTGCGCAGGCTCTTGGTGCCGCGCACCAGCACCTCGTCGAAGATGCCGTGGTAGCTGCCGGTGAAGATGGCGATGGTGCTGCGGCCGGTGACGGTGCGGGCGATGCGCATCGCGCCCATCACCGCCTCGGAGCCGGTGTTGCA
This genomic interval carries:
- a CDS encoding non-ribosomal peptide synthetase gives rise to the protein MKTPAPPMQDMPDDFDPFAGPALLLTAPSTEPQREVWTGVQMGPDASCAFNESMSVRLQGPLDVECLRAALQDLLERHEALRTTFSADGLTLCVAASTPFPLEVLALDALPPSERDARVRELLAHEVETPLPLEAGPLVRPRLARLSPGEHLLTLTAHHIVCDGWSMAVMLRDLATFYSAHVRRTPHTLSPAPAFSDYARAQAQLATTPEYAEHERYWLKQFSGALPVLELPLDRRRPPSKTYSSRREDCVLEPALVEQLKRVGARHGGSFFTTLLAGFKALLHRLTGLEDVVVAIPAAGQSVAGLKDLVGHCVNSLPLRSNVAAEAPFTQVLKQLRTTMLDAYEHQEYTFGTLLKQLALPRDPSRLPLVNVLFNVDQAVTGEQLEFQGLTCTLASNPRHFENFDLFINAAEAHGRVVLECQYNTDLFDGSTVRRWMACYEELLRGVVADAECPVSRLPLLPDAEKQRVLVDWNATEKPFDRQAFVHTLVAAQARTTPDAVALRAGDVTLTYQQLLQRAHQVAHGLKQQGVTAGSLVGLFTNRGADMVVGLLGILEAGAGYVPLDPGFPPERLAFMVEDAKLSTILTQQALVASLPSTNVKPLLIEDTASQPDSALPAQEMSPEAVAYVIYTSGSTGKPKGVRVPHRAVVNFLGTMQEAPGLSAQDVLLAVTTLSFDIAVLELLLPLTSGAQVVLASRDTASDGALLKAALDANAVTVMQATPSAWRLLLEAGWQPRPGFKALCGGEALPRELAEALLSRIASLWNMYGPTETTVWSTTWRVQPPLSSIRIGRPIANTQLYLLDSHRAPVPVGVAGELYIGGDGVTLGYLHRPELTQERFLANPFRPGERMYRTGDLARWLADGTVEYLGRNDSQVKLRGFRIELGEVEAALASHPSLAQAVALVREDRPGDRRLVAYLIARPGQTIPSDEALRAHLKQGLPEYMVPQHFVALPALPLTPNGKVDRKALPSPQVESQEDAYVAPRDETEQKLAAIFAEVLGLRRVSVTADFFRLGGHSLLASQALTRASRDLDVSLTLRRMFEAPTVEKLARLARGDDGAMNRAQRISPRAGTAPAPLSLMQQRLWFLEQLNPGTAVYNLPSAFRLHGALDVGALRFSFNKLLERQASLRTFVRWDEGTPVQHVAPSLTVELEPVDLEPVPAHQREEDLLRRLQALADESIPITAPPLFRLTLFRLGATEHVLFFMPHHLIWDGWSFDVFLRDLDIIYSALTKGQEPKLPTLPIQYADFTEWHRNWLQGEELERQARYWKGKLSGNLPALELPTDKPRPAQMSLQGGTEPFVLTGAEVDALTKLGRESNATLYMVLLTAFKTLLHRYSAQEDLVVGTPIRGRSHPEVEDLLGFFVNTLVLRTQLSPELTFRQLLERVRTTCMEAFGHQDMPIELLMQQLGVQRDLSRTPLFQTFFTFQDVRNRGSSLGDITYGQVHVHAHATPLDLSFWVKETANGIVGGMDYNTDLFERDTILRMLEQIRTLLRAAVSDAEVPVSRLSLLPDAEKQRVLVDWNATEKPFDRQAFVHTLVAAQAQATPDAVALRSGATTLTYRQLQQRSHQVANALRQEGVTAGSLVGLFTERGPDMVVGLLGILEAGAGYVPLDPGFPPERLAFMVEDAKLSLVLTQRALQGTLPSTTAKALFVEDTTSQADTAPEVSGITPEAVAYVIYTSGSTGKPKGVRVPHRAVVNFLGTMQEAPGLSAQDVLLAVTTLSFDIAVLELLLPLTSGAQVVLASRDTASDGALLKAALDANAVTVMQATPSAWRLLLEAGWQPRPGFKALCGGEALPRELAEALLSRVASLWNMYGPTETTVWSTTWRVQPPLSSIRIGRPIANTQLYLLDSHRAPVPVGVAGELYIGGDGVTLGYLHRPELTQERFLANPFRPGERMYRTGDLARWLADGTVEYLGRNDSQVKLRGFRIELGEVEAALASHPSLAQAVALVREDRPGDRRLVAYLVTKPGQAYTDTELRKHLRSQLPQYMVPQHFVELEALPLTPNGKVDRKALPPPAGTSRPAEDAFVAPRTPTEQHLARIWREVLGIAQVGVHDNFFNIGGHSLLSFQVVMRVKKELNQELHPRTLLLNTLEQVASQLVPATPAPAATPKAQHVPSTKPAAQETSVPLAQRLFNKLKGKLPGRSD